One Brassica napus cultivar Da-Ae chromosome A5, Da-Ae, whole genome shotgun sequence DNA window includes the following coding sequences:
- the LOC106453583 gene encoding F-box protein DOR — MKSQRQNDTEVCLTITRLTKLSKNSTNVREDLLPTDLLIEIFSRFPTKHIAKYIATCRCVSKLWSSIFYRPEFTDVLFLTKSSASPQLLFACQTQSELLFLSSPQPQDPVENPSLVTASCLTKVPVNFSNESFSTINGFLCLRYDIVKERKSSKMQFICNPSTGQRLPLPKMKTVGQKSYFGYDPIGKQYKLFSMTSSNDKYKGNWKEYRILTLGTQKLSWRRKECCVPHCPVHNEICINGLLYYRANGDGFTKATMIVCFDFRSEKFSFMKVTENFSRAVDHKATLINYNGKLGSLRWEEPYSLSRGTGSFVLWVLQDAEKHKWSKHVYVLPPLGIELAEMAELYFVGVIGTDEIVLSLDIPAKPFYLFYYNIKRSSIVRVEIQGIQALKGRSVRTLLNHVENVNLM, encoded by the coding sequence ATGAAATCACAGCGGCAGAACGACACGGAAGTTTGTCTTACCATTACCCGACTCACTAAGCTATCAAAGAACTCGACGAATGTAAGAGAAGACTTGTTACCTACTGATCTCCTTATCGAGATATTCTCAAGATTTCCGACCAAACATATAGCGAAATATATAGCGACATGTCGCTGCGTCTCGAAGCTTTGGTCCTCAATTTTTTACCGTCCTGAGTTCACTGATGTGTTGTTCTTGACCAAATCTTCTGCTAGTCCACAGCTCTTGTTCGCCTGCCAAACACAGAGCGAGTTGCTCTTCCTCTCTTCACCTCAGCCTCAAGATCCTGTTGAGAACCCGTCTCTTGTAACCGCTAGTTGTCTTACGAAAGTCCCCGTCAACTTTTCCAATGAAAGTTTTAGTACTATCAACGGCTTCCTCTGCCTTAGATACGATATCGTAAAGGAAAGGAAAAGCTCAAAGATGCAGTTCATATGTAACCCTAGCACGGGACAACGCTTACCTTTACCGAAGATGAAGACGGTTGGGCAGAAGAGTTATTTTGGGTATGATCCTATTGGAAAACAATACAAGTTATTTTCCATGACCTCGTCTAATGATAAATATAAGGGTAATTGGAAGGAGTATCGAATTCTGACACTAGGAACTCAAAAGCTCTCATGGAGAAGGAAGGAATGTTGTGTGCCTCATTGTCCTGTACATAATGAGATATGCATCAATGGTCTTTTGTATTATAGAGCCAACGGAGACGGTTTCACAAAGGCTACTATGATAGTTTGCTTTGATTTTAGGTCTGAGAAGTTCAGTTTTATGAAAGTCACTGAAAATTTTAGTAGAGCAGTGGATCATAAAGCAACTTTGATAAACTATAATGGTAAATTAGGTTCACTCAGGTGGGAAGAGCCTTACTCTCTTAGTAGAGGAACCGGAAGTTTTGTCTTGTGGGTTCTACAAGACGCCGAGAAACATAAATGGTCCAAGCATGTTTATGTGTTGCCTCCTTTGGGGATTGAGTTAGCTGAGATGGCCGAGTTGTACTTCGTTGGTGTGATTGGTACAGATGAAATTGTGTTGTCCCTGGACATTCCAGCTAAACCTTTCTACCTCTTCTACTACAATATCAAGAGAAGCAGTATCGTTAGAGTTGAAATCCAAGGAATACAAGCGCTAAAGGGTAGAAGTGTTCGAACGCTTCTAAACCATGTAGAGAACGTGAATCTTATGTAA
- the LOC125609379 gene encoding F-box protein DOR-like gives MKLRRLNLSNDVPTSFSCISRSSTAFNERENSEPIPHDLIYELLLRLPAKSIARSRCLSKLWASILRSHDFTELFLTRSSTRQKLLFFCLKDHDFFFFTAPKNPDNNSSLVVPDYHMKFPFVGIGFQICGHVRGLVCLTHLRTVKGGKHTVPEICNPSTGQSLPLPKVKTRRRVNVRRFFAYDPIGKQFKVLSMTWPCYRSYLLCQEYKVLTIGTGKLSWRMVECSVPHQPISGEICINGCLYYYSMVDSVEHRYVIVCFDVTSEKLTSIRKPMEDVKCIVSNLVNYNGNLATLTSDGDSQVIGQSRCIEFRGVLHVLSKRLLPQAPKIYRHFRAPNF, from the coding sequence ATGAAACTACGGCGGCTCAACCTCTCAAACGATGTTCCAACCAGTTTCTCATGCATATCACGTTCCTCTACAGCATTCAACGAAAGAGAAAACTCGGAGCCGATCCCACATGATCTCATCTACGAACTGCTTTTGAGATTGCCCGCGAAATCTATAGCTAGGTCTCGTTGCCTATCAAAGCTCTGGGCTTCCATACTTCGTAGCCATGATTTCACCGAGTTATTCTTGACCAGATCTTCAACTCGTCAGAAGCTTCTTTTCTTCTGCCTAAAGGATCatgattttttcttcttcacgGCACCTAAAAATCCGGACAATAACTCGTCTCTTGTAGTCCCCGATTATCATATGAAGTTCCCATTTGTTGGTATTGGCTTTCAAATTTGTGGTCACGTCCGAGGTTTGGTCTGCCTTACACATCTTCGGACCGTGAAGGGAGGGAAGCATACAGTTCCAGAGATATGTAACCCTAGCACCGGACAATCCTTACCTTTACCCAAAGTGAAGACGAGAAGAAGGGTTAACGTAAGACGCTTTTTTGCCTATGATCCGATAGGTAAGCAATTCAAGGTATTATCCATGACCTGGCCATGTTATCGAAGTTATTTGTTATGCCAGGAGTACAAAGTTCTGACTATAGGGACAGGAAAACTATCATGGAGAATGGTCGAATGTAGCGTACCCCATCAACCTATATCTGGTGAGATATGCATCAATGGTTGTTTGTATTATTATTCTATGGTTGATAGTGTAGAGCATCGTTATGTGATAGTTTGCTTTGATGTAACTTCTGAAAAGCTTACATCTATTAGAAAACCTATGGAAGATGTCAAATGTATTGTATCAAATCTGGTAAACTACAATGGTAATTTAGCTACACTTACCTCAGACGGGGATAGCCAAGTTATTGGACAAAGTAGATGCATTGAGTTCAGAGGCGTGCTTCATGTGTTATCAAAAAGGCTTTTGCCTCAGGCCCCCAAAATATATAGACATTTTAGGGCCCCAAATTTTTAA
- the LOC106454831 gene encoding probable xyloglucan galactosyltransferase GT15: MDNNNNSIEDQPAGKKKPTTLLLIPCLLITTSMLLLYLSQNKIILISSTTTTISDSDHSRLRYDPCVGRYIYIHNLPSRFNKDILQDCESISRPKDKTSMCRYIENSGFGPQMGDGDSTDSKYSRSWYATNQFMLEVIFHEKMKTYECLTSNSSLASAIYVPYYAGLDLRRYMQWSCNVSERDAAGKEIFKWLKKQPQWKGLSGKDHFLVTGRISKDFRRYSEDNSSWGTNLMLLPESQNLSFLTIERSPKRQNEFAIPYPTYFHPTSAVEIRQWQDKMKLTNRTVLFSFAGAQRQSKNYKGLVRTQVIEQCNSSSKACRFLDCDVKANICDNPISLMKLFESSVFCLQPPGDSLTRRSVFDSILAGCIPVFFSQGSAYKQYTWHIPNNISEYSVYISYKELRNGGKNKIEEILRGIPNEKVVGMRENVIRLVPKIVYTKPNRHKPDGGVLEDAFDIAVKGVVKRIEETRREIQD, from the exons atggacaacaacaacaattcCATCGAGGACCAGCCTGCAGGGAAGAAGAAACCTACCACCCTCTTACTTATCCCATGTCTCCTCATCACTACCTCTATGCTTCTCCTTTATCTCTCCCAAAACAAAATCATCCTCATCAGCAGCACCACCACTACTATCTCCGATTCCGATCATTCCAGACTCAGATACGATCCATGCGTCGGccgatacatatatattcataatCTACCTTCTAGATTCAACAAAGACATCCTCCAAGACTGCGAGTCGATTTCAAGACCAAAAGATAAAACCAGCATGTGTAGGTACATTGAAAACTCCGGATTCGGACCTCAGATGGGTGATGGTGATTCCACCGATTCTAAGTACTCTCGGAGCTGGTACGCGACTAATCAGTTCATGCTTGAAGTTATTTTCCACGAGAAGATGAAGACATACGAGTGTTTGACGAGTAATTCGTCGCTGGCTTCGGCTATTTATGTACCTTACTACGCTGGTCTAGATTTACGGCGATATATGCAGTGGAGTTGTAACGTCTCTGAAAGAGACGCCGCCGGGAAGGAAATATTTAAATGGCTCAAAAAGCAACCCCAATGGAAAG GTCTGTCAGGCAAAGACCATTTTCTCGTTACCGGTCGGATTTCAAAAGATTTCCGGCGATACTCCGAAGATAACTCTAGTTGGGGAACCAACTTAATGCTTTTACCGGAATCGCAGAACCTTTCTTTTCTCACCATTGAACGAAGTCCAAAAAGACAAAACGAGTTCGCTATTCCTTATCCAACCTACTTTCACCCGACTTCAGCCGTCGAGATTCGCCAGTGGCAAGACAAGATGAAGCTCACAAACCGAACAGTACTCTTCTCATTCGCCGGAGCTCAAAGGCAAAGCAAAAACTATAAAGGTTTGGTTCGCACTCAAGTTATCGAACAATGCAATAGTTCTTCCAAGGCATGCAGGTTTCTTGACTGCGACGTTAAAGCCAACATCTGCGATAATCCGATCAGTTTGATGAAGCTTTTCGAGAGTTCGGTTTTTTGCTTACAACCACCGGGTGATTCGCTAACCAGAAGATCAGTATTTGATTCGATCTTGGCTGGTTGTATTCCGGTTTTCTTCAGTCAAGGAAGTGCATACAAGCAATATACATGGCACATACCGAACAACATTAGTGAATACTCTGTTTATATTTCGTATAAAGAGCTGAGAAACGGGGGAAAGAACAAAATCGAAGAGATTTTGCGTGGAATACCGAATGAGAAAGTTGTCGGTATGAGAGAAAATGTAATAAGACTGGTTCCTAAGATTGTGTACACTAAACCAAACCGACACAAACCGGATGGTGGGGTTCTTGAGGATGCTTTTGATATTGCTGTGAAGGGAGTGGTAAAGAGAATAGAAGAAACAAGGAGAGAAATTCAAGACTGA
- the LOC106454833 gene encoding cysteine proteinase inhibitor 2: MSKVSLIRLSLLGFLAIAVVTPSAKSTLLGGKSDVGNVRTNIEIQELGRYCVKQFNLQQQSKQGNEASNARTDAAVLSPLKFSRVESAQKQVVAGTKYYLRIAVTQPDGTSRMFDSVIVIQPWLFSKKLLEFTPVA; encoded by the exons ATGTCAAAAGTCTCTCTTATTAGATTGTCATTGTTAGGGTTTCTGGCGATCGCCGTCGTGACTCCATCGGCGAAGTCCACCCTTCTCGGAGGGAAGTCAGATGTTGGGAACGTTCGAACCAACATTGAAATTCAAGAACTTGGAAG GTACTGCGTGAAACAATTCAATCTACAACAACAGAGCAAGCAAGGTAACGAAGCATCCAATGCAAGAACGGACGCGGCTGTGTTGAGTCCGTTGAAATTTAGCCGAGTTGAGTCGGCTCAGAAACAGGTCGTGGCAGGTACCAAATACTATCTAAGGATTGCAGTGACTCAACCCGATGGCACGAGCAGGATGTTTGACTCAGTTATAGTTATTCAACCATGGCTCTTCTCTAAGAAGTTGCTCGAATTCACTCCTGTAGCTTAG